A part of Candidatus Tanganyikabacteria bacterium genomic DNA contains:
- a CDS encoding DNA-3-methyladenine glycosylase 2 family protein, translating to MPRLFRGEDALPFDGAAALARLRKDRALARLIDRVGGLRLQVHPAPSPYEALAESIVYQQLTGKAAATIFGRLQALGPEGRLPGPADLLALPEGALRGAGLSRPKQAALRDLAEKTLAGLVPAREALEALPDSAIVDTLTQVRGIGRWTVEMLLIFNLGRPDVLPVADYGLRKGYMRTFGTPDLPRPAEVAARGERWRPYRSAASWYLWRASELPDAPILLD from the coding sequence ATGCCCAGGCTGTTTCGAGGAGAGGACGCGCTTCCCTTCGACGGCGCCGCGGCGCTGGCGCGCCTGCGAAAGGACCGCGCCCTGGCCCGGCTGATCGACCGCGTCGGCGGATTGCGCCTCCAGGTCCACCCGGCGCCCAGCCCCTACGAGGCGCTCGCCGAGTCGATCGTCTACCAGCAGCTGACCGGCAAGGCGGCAGCCACGATTTTCGGGCGCCTGCAGGCCCTGGGGCCGGAAGGGCGCCTGCCGGGGCCGGCCGACCTGCTGGCATTGCCCGAGGGCGCGCTGCGCGGCGCCGGCCTGTCGCGGCCCAAGCAGGCAGCCCTGCGCGATCTCGCCGAGAAGACCCTCGCCGGGCTGGTGCCGGCGCGAGAGGCCCTCGAAGCGCTGCCGGATTCCGCCATCGTGGACACCCTGACGCAGGTCCGCGGTATCGGCCGCTGGACGGTGGAGATGCTGCTGATCTTCAACCTCGGCCGGCCCGACGTGCTGCCCGTGGCCGATTACGGCCTACGTAAGGGCTACATGCGTACTTTCGGAACCCCCGACCTGCCCCGGCCCGCCGAAGTCGCGGCCCGGGGCGAACGCTGGCGCCCCTACCGGAGCGCGGCGTCCTGGTACCTCTGGCGCGCCTCGGAACTCCCGGACGCGCCAATACTGCTAGACTGA